A window of Haliscomenobacter hydrossis DSM 1100 contains these coding sequences:
- a CDS encoding M42 family metallopeptidase, whose translation MINVQLLKRICETPGAPGFEQRIRQLVIKEVQGLVDELSVDNMGNVVAIKRGKERKRAMIAAHLDEIGFIVNHIDEEGFLFFHPLGGFDPKTLTSQRVIVHGKKDVIGVMGSKPIHLMKPEERNKVVPMTDYYIDLGMRKEEVIKIVSIGDPVTRERELIEMGDCVNSKSLDNRVSVFILIETLRALQGVEIPYDIYGVFTVQEEVGLRGAISAAHGINPDFGFGLDVTIAFDTPGAQAQEAVTKLGKGAGIKILDGSVISDYRMVRYLKETADTFNIPWQPEILPAGGTDTAGVQRYGKKGAIAGAISIPLRHIHQTIEMANKADIQHCTDLLIVALQHLHEFNWEFR comes from the coding sequence ATGATAAACGTACAATTGCTCAAACGCATTTGTGAAACCCCCGGAGCCCCGGGTTTCGAGCAACGGATTCGCCAGTTGGTGATCAAAGAAGTACAAGGCTTGGTGGACGAACTTAGCGTTGACAACATGGGCAACGTGGTTGCCATCAAACGTGGTAAAGAGCGCAAACGCGCCATGATCGCTGCCCACCTTGATGAAATAGGTTTTATTGTCAACCACATTGATGAAGAAGGTTTTCTATTTTTTCACCCCCTCGGTGGTTTTGACCCCAAAACACTCACTTCTCAACGGGTGATTGTACACGGCAAAAAAGATGTAATTGGCGTAATGGGTTCAAAACCCATTCACCTCATGAAACCCGAAGAGCGCAACAAAGTAGTCCCCATGACCGATTACTACATCGATCTGGGCATGCGCAAGGAGGAGGTGATCAAAATAGTTTCCATCGGTGATCCGGTTACCCGCGAACGTGAACTCATTGAAATGGGTGATTGTGTCAACAGCAAATCACTGGACAATCGAGTATCGGTGTTCATCCTCATAGAAACACTCCGGGCATTACAAGGCGTAGAAATACCTTATGATATATATGGTGTCTTTACCGTTCAGGAAGAAGTAGGCCTGCGCGGAGCCATTTCTGCTGCCCATGGCATCAATCCCGATTTTGGTTTTGGCCTGGATGTCACCATTGCCTTTGATACCCCCGGTGCCCAAGCGCAAGAAGCGGTCACCAAACTCGGCAAAGGAGCCGGGATCAAAATCCTGGACGGCAGTGTAATTTCAGATTACCGCATGGTGCGCTACCTGAAAGAGACGGCTGATACATTCAATATTCCCTGGCAACCCGAGATTTTACCAGCTGGGGGTACCGATACCGCGGGGGTACAACGTTATGGTAAAAAAGGAGCAATTGCCGGGGCAATTTCCATCCCCTTGCGCCACATTCACCAAACCATTGAAATGGCCAACAAAGCCGACATTCAACATTGTACCGATTTGTTGATTGTGGCCTTGCAGCATTTGCATGAATTCAATTGGGAATTCCGGTAG
- a CDS encoding glycosyltransferase family 4 protein, translated as MKIAINARFLQAGKLEGLGWYTFELCKRWVETHPQDEFVLIYDRPQDHFLISAPNVVSRVIGPKARHFFSFWYWFDVQVPKILQQHQVDVFFSPDNFLSLTTPVPSVLTTHDIAHFHFPAQVALVHRPYYWWFVPKFLRKAKKILALTEFGKMDLIQHYQVPPEKIVVVPNGTREIFQPLPLAVQEQVKTQFSQGYDYFFFLGAIHPRKNLIGLIRAYEKFRVKTSAPVKLLIAGKLAWQVAEINQIHAQSPYKDDIVFLGYVAEEVSAQLMASALALCYLSFFEGFGLPVLEALCTDTPVITSNTSSLPEVAGEAALLVDPHDTEAIALAMQRIWAEPALRIELIEKGRQQRQHFSWDEAAAKIYVVLESVANKNRIP; from the coding sequence TTGAAAATTGCAATCAATGCCCGTTTTTTACAAGCGGGCAAACTGGAAGGACTAGGCTGGTACACCTTTGAATTGTGCAAACGTTGGGTTGAAACACATCCCCAAGACGAGTTCGTGCTCATTTATGATCGCCCCCAAGACCATTTTTTGATCTCAGCCCCCAATGTGGTCTCGCGGGTGATTGGCCCCAAAGCCCGGCATTTTTTTTCATTTTGGTATTGGTTCGACGTCCAGGTTCCCAAAATTTTGCAGCAGCATCAGGTCGACGTTTTTTTTTCGCCCGATAATTTTCTCAGCCTGACCACACCCGTACCAAGCGTACTGACTACCCACGACATTGCCCATTTTCATTTTCCAGCCCAGGTTGCGTTGGTCCATCGGCCTTATTATTGGTGGTTTGTGCCTAAATTTTTGCGCAAAGCAAAAAAGATTTTGGCCTTAACAGAATTTGGTAAAATGGATCTCATCCAGCATTATCAAGTTCCACCTGAAAAAATTGTAGTCGTGCCCAATGGAACCCGGGAGATTTTTCAGCCGCTTCCTCTAGCCGTTCAAGAGCAGGTTAAAACCCAGTTTAGCCAGGGATATGATTATTTTTTCTTTTTAGGAGCGATTCATCCGCGCAAAAACCTGATTGGACTGATTCGGGCTTACGAAAAATTCCGGGTAAAAACCTCGGCACCCGTAAAATTGCTCATTGCGGGTAAGCTGGCCTGGCAAGTGGCTGAAATCAACCAAATCCATGCCCAGTCGCCGTATAAAGACGACATCGTTTTTTTAGGTTATGTAGCGGAAGAGGTTTCCGCTCAGTTGATGGCCTCGGCGCTCGCGCTTTGTTACCTTTCGTTTTTTGAAGGATTTGGCTTGCCCGTATTGGAAGCCCTTTGTACCGATACCCCCGTCATCACTTCGAATACCTCTTCCTTGCCGGAAGTAGCGGGGGAGGCGGCGCTGTTGGTAGACCCACACGATACCGAAGCAATCGCTCTGGCCATGCAACGCATCTGGGCTGAACCCGCTCTGCGCATTGAACTGATCGAAAAAGGGCGACAGCAGCGCCAGCATTTTTCCTGGGACGAAGCCGCAGCCAAAATTTATGTTGTATTGGAATCCGTGGCAAATAAAAACCGAATACCATGA
- a CDS encoding sensor histidine kinase: MSLRIRYLLLILILHGVIIYLAFQVLYKNKVIFIASELLVLASLYVSYAIFRDIHRPLQYILSGIEAIRDQDFSITFRPTGNREVDALISVYNAMIEQLRVERTQLAEQHYFLEKLIKASPIAILMLDFDDQLTEINPKAQELLGLSLNDLSWRNQPLTRLSHPLIVHLQLLQNGETRTIAINGVETYKVQRSFFMDRGFQRPFIMVEELSAELLASEKKAYGKVIRMMAHEVNNTVGAINSIMDSTQRHLLGQDEKTFSAALAVAQSRNERLNLFMRRFAEVVRLPLPLLERKDFNAVLREVTTLYEPLLENKGIALVFEPAPHAVLLPMDVQQIEQVLINILKNAQEACQSGQRIEVQLDASSLRIRNNGKPIPAEAEHLLFTPFYSNKTEGQGIGLTLIRDILLNHGWKFSLRTGEDGWTEFRIWWG, encoded by the coding sequence ATGAGTTTGCGCATCCGTTACCTGCTCTTGATCCTGATCTTACACGGTGTGATCATTTATCTGGCTTTTCAGGTGCTGTACAAAAACAAGGTCATCTTCATTGCTTCAGAGTTATTGGTTTTGGCGTCTTTGTACGTATCCTACGCCATTTTTAGAGACATCCATCGCCCTTTGCAGTACATTTTATCGGGTATCGAAGCCATCCGAGACCAGGATTTTTCAATCACTTTCCGCCCAACTGGCAATCGGGAAGTAGACGCCCTGATCTCGGTGTACAACGCGATGATTGAACAGTTGCGCGTGGAGCGCACTCAACTTGCAGAACAACATTATTTTTTGGAAAAACTGATTAAAGCCTCGCCCATTGCTATTCTGATGCTGGATTTTGATGATCAGCTTACCGAAATCAACCCGAAAGCACAGGAATTGCTGGGCTTGTCCCTTAATGACCTGAGCTGGCGCAATCAACCCCTTACACGATTGTCGCATCCGCTCATTGTCCATTTGCAGCTTTTGCAAAATGGCGAAACCCGCACCATTGCCATCAATGGGGTGGAAACCTATAAAGTACAACGTTCCTTTTTTATGGATCGGGGATTTCAACGGCCCTTCATTATGGTGGAAGAATTGAGTGCCGAACTGCTCGCCTCCGAAAAAAAGGCCTACGGCAAAGTGATCCGCATGATGGCCCACGAGGTCAACAACACCGTGGGTGCCATCAATTCGATTATGGACAGTACCCAACGGCATTTGTTGGGTCAGGATGAAAAAACCTTTTCGGCAGCCTTGGCGGTTGCTCAAAGCCGCAACGAACGGCTCAATTTGTTTATGCGCCGCTTCGCCGAGGTGGTGCGCTTGCCCTTACCCCTGCTCGAACGCAAAGACTTTAATGCCGTGTTGCGCGAAGTAACTACCCTGTACGAACCTTTGCTCGAAAACAAAGGTATTGCCCTGGTTTTTGAACCCGCACCCCATGCCGTTTTGTTGCCCATGGATGTGCAGCAAATTGAACAAGTGTTGATCAATATCCTCAAAAATGCCCAGGAGGCTTGTCAGTCCGGGCAACGCATTGAAGTACAATTGGACGCCAGTTCTTTGCGCATCCGCAACAATGGGAAACCCATCCCAGCAGAGGCCGAACACTTGTTGTTCACTCCCTTTTACAGCAACAAAACCGAAGGCCAGGGCATTGGACTGACGCTGATTCGGGATATCTTGCTCAACCACGGCTGGAAATTTTCATTGCGGACGGGGGAAGATGGCTGGACGGAGTTTAGGATTTGGTGGGGATGA
- the pgl gene encoding 6-phosphogluconolactonase, with protein MTLSTHNTYPSVEALTIAFAEWLGELVASKDSFSIALSGGRTPIYLFDYLVSHYRDKIDWQKIKFYWGDERCVPPDHTDSNYRAAHEHLLAPLAIPAENIFRIQGEQDPAEEAQRYAQVLRDTLPMTGGIPQVDLVLLGMGADGHTASLFPNRLDLLPSTQICEAVEHPESGQPRVTFTMELINHAQCVAFIVTGADKAEKVRIITRGEKNSKLYPASYVNPRSGQLYWFFDQAAHPQP; from the coding sequence ATGACACTTTCTACACACAACACCTACCCCTCGGTAGAAGCCCTCACTATCGCCTTTGCCGAATGGCTCGGCGAGTTGGTCGCCTCCAAAGACAGCTTCTCCATCGCCCTCTCCGGCGGGCGCACCCCCATCTACCTCTTCGATTATCTGGTGAGCCACTACCGCGACAAAATCGATTGGCAAAAAATAAAATTCTACTGGGGTGACGAGCGCTGCGTGCCCCCAGACCATACCGATAGCAACTACCGGGCAGCCCACGAACATCTGTTGGCTCCCTTGGCCATTCCTGCCGAAAACATCTTCCGCATCCAGGGCGAGCAAGATCCCGCCGAGGAGGCACAGCGTTATGCTCAGGTCTTGCGTGATACCTTACCGATGACGGGAGGAATCCCCCAAGTGGATCTGGTTTTGTTGGGCATGGGTGCCGATGGCCATACCGCATCCTTGTTTCCCAATCGTTTGGATTTATTGCCTTCCACCCAAATTTGTGAAGCCGTTGAACACCCCGAATCTGGCCAGCCACGGGTGACGTTCACCATGGAGTTGATCAATCACGCCCAGTGCGTTGCCTTTATCGTCACGGGTGCCGATAAAGCAGAAAAAGTGCGGATCATCACCCGGGGTGAAAAAAATTCCAAACTATATCCGGCCTCCTACGTCAACCCCCGCAGTGGCCAATTGTATTGGTTTTTTGACCAGGCAGCCCATCCTCAGCCGTAG
- a CDS encoding FAD-dependent oxidoreductase: MRPTDINDPEYFHKVVDCQYACPAHTPVPEYIRLIAAERYTEAYMVNWESNVFPGVLGRTCDRPCEPACRRGRVDEEPVAICRLKRVAADNKGDISDWLPEVPLIKNGKKIALIGGGPASLTVARDLAPLGYEIHLYDEQIAGGGMMRSQIPSFRLPETVLNEEVNYILDMGIHTHFKTYVSSLREVLNQGYDAVFVGTGAPKGRDLNIPGREEGKANIHIGIEWLASVAFEHTNKIGKNVIVLGGGNTAMDCCRTSRRLGGDHVKVVVRSPFSEMKASPWEKEDAQHEDIPILDNHVPKDFVVENGRLVGMRFEKVKAVYDEKGKRSLVPTGEPLVYIEADDVLIAIGQENTFPWIERDLGLQFDNWNMPVVSKKTFQSTLDQVFFGGDAAFGPENVITAVAHGHHAAVSIDLFCQGKDVQVRPSPLTNLVSQKMGIHEWIYDSEVVNDDRYKVPHAEKQKTLRDRKVEVELGFDKGLGFKEAQRCLNCDAQTVFYTNRCIECDACVDICPTSCITFTTNGEEDDLRTRLNAPALNLSQDLYVSDLLPATQRVMVKDEDVCLHCGLCAERCPTAAWDMQKFLYSTSKASNVCGVLQL, encoded by the coding sequence TTGCGACCTACAGACATCAACGATCCTGAATATTTCCACAAAGTTGTGGATTGTCAGTATGCTTGCCCTGCACATACGCCGGTCCCGGAATACATCCGGTTGATCGCGGCTGAACGTTATACCGAAGCCTACATGGTCAACTGGGAATCCAATGTTTTCCCAGGCGTACTCGGACGTACCTGCGATAGACCCTGCGAGCCCGCTTGCCGCCGAGGCAGAGTAGACGAAGAACCCGTGGCCATTTGTCGCCTCAAACGCGTTGCCGCCGACAACAAGGGCGACATCAGCGATTGGCTGCCGGAGGTTCCACTGATCAAAAATGGCAAAAAAATTGCCTTGATCGGCGGAGGCCCAGCGTCTTTGACCGTTGCCCGCGACCTGGCTCCGCTGGGGTATGAGATTCACCTTTACGACGAACAAATCGCCGGCGGAGGGATGATGCGCAGCCAGATTCCCAGTTTCCGTTTGCCGGAAACCGTGCTCAATGAAGAGGTGAATTACATCCTGGACATGGGCATTCATACCCATTTCAAAACCTACGTTTCCAGCTTGCGCGAGGTGCTCAATCAGGGGTACGACGCGGTATTTGTTGGAACGGGTGCGCCCAAAGGCCGAGACCTCAACATCCCCGGACGTGAAGAAGGCAAAGCCAACATCCATATCGGCATCGAGTGGTTGGCGAGTGTGGCCTTTGAACACACCAACAAGATTGGCAAAAACGTCATTGTACTTGGTGGTGGAAATACCGCGATGGACTGCTGCCGTACTTCCCGCCGTTTGGGTGGCGATCACGTAAAAGTAGTGGTGCGGAGTCCTTTCAGCGAAATGAAAGCCTCACCCTGGGAAAAAGAAGACGCCCAACACGAAGACATTCCGATCCTGGACAACCACGTACCCAAAGATTTTGTGGTGGAAAATGGTCGCCTCGTGGGCATGCGCTTTGAAAAAGTAAAGGCCGTTTACGACGAAAAAGGCAAACGCTCCCTCGTGCCTACCGGCGAACCACTGGTGTACATCGAAGCCGATGATGTCTTGATTGCCATTGGCCAGGAAAATACATTCCCCTGGATTGAACGCGACTTGGGGCTACAGTTCGACAACTGGAACATGCCCGTCGTGTCCAAAAAAACCTTCCAATCTACCCTCGATCAGGTGTTTTTTGGTGGAGACGCCGCCTTTGGCCCCGAAAACGTGATCACTGCGGTGGCGCATGGACACCATGCGGCGGTATCGATCGACCTGTTTTGCCAAGGTAAAGATGTCCAGGTACGTCCTTCCCCGCTGACCAATCTGGTGAGTCAAAAAATGGGCATCCACGAATGGATTTACGACAGTGAAGTGGTCAACGATGATCGTTATAAAGTTCCTCACGCCGAAAAGCAAAAAACCCTCCGCGACCGCAAGGTAGAGGTAGAGCTGGGTTTTGACAAGGGACTTGGTTTTAAAGAAGCTCAACGTTGCCTGAACTGCGACGCGCAGACCGTTTTTTATACCAACCGCTGTATTGAGTGCGATGCCTGTGTCGACATCTGTCCAACTTCCTGCATCACCTTTACCACGAATGGTGAAGAGGATGACCTGCGCACGCGCTTGAATGCCCCCGCCCTCAACCTTTCCCAGGATCTTTACGTCTCGGATTTATTGCCTGCTACCCAACGGGTAATGGTCAAAGACGAAGACGTCTGTCTGCACTGTGGACTATGCGCCGAGCGCTGCCCCACTGCAGCCTGGGACATGCAGAAATTTTTATATTCAACGAGTAAAGCGAGTAATGTATGCGGAGTATTGCAGCTGTAA